CGTGATGCGGTCAAGCGTTGTGTTGATGGTGCGGGATACGCCGTCAATCTCGTTTCCGCTTAAAGGGAGGCGCTGGGAGAGATCACCGCGCGCAATCGCAACCGTTGTTTCCGCGATGGTATTGATGATGTTCCGGAAAAGCCGCCGCACCACCAGGGCGCCCCCGACGGCAAGGGCGATCGACATCAGGGAGGCCCATAATAACCCTTCCGTCAGGACGCTGCGCAGAAGGGTGGTGTTGCGTATATCCCGCCCCACGAGAAGCTGCGACCCGTCCGGAAAGGCGCGCCACGTCATTTCAATCGAGCGTGGATCGCAGGTTTCATTGCCGGTCAGGGTGTAAAACGTATCAGGAAGAATCGCTTTTTCCGGCCAGCATGAAATATTGCCCTCAAGGCGATTTCGGTCACGATTGACGAGCAGGTAAACATTTTCCCGATTCAGGTCTTCCGCGATCCGTTCACGCAATTTGTCGCGAAGATTCTGAACACCGCCCTGATGCCACGCGCTGCGCAGTTCGGCAGCGTCGGTTGAAATCGCGGCAATATGAGATTTCTGCATCGATTGGATGGCGTGAAACCAGACGAAGCTGAGAAAGATCGCGCCGGAGAGAATGAAGATGAGGGCGTAAGCGAGGGCGAAAGTCACCCCTGCAGAGCGGAACAGACGTGTTTTTCTCAGCGTCATGAATAATTTCATCCGCCCCGTTATCCTTCGCGCTTTTGGCGTTATTCACTTTTCAGCACGTAACCCGCATTGCGCACTGTATGGATCAGGCTGGTTGCGAAAGGCTTATCGAGTTTTTGCCGCAAGCGCGACACATGCACGTCAATTACATTTGTCTGCGGGTCAAAATGGTAATCCCATACGCGCTCCAGCAACATGGTGCGCGTCACAATTTGCCCGACATGCCGCATGAGAAATTCCAGCAGGCGAAATTCCCGGGGCTGGAGATCAATCTTCTGGTCACCCCGCCGCACGCTGCGGCTGAGGAGGTCCATTTTGAGATCGCCGACAGAGAGTCGCGTTTGAATATTGTCCTGCGCATATGATCGCCGGATAAGCGCTTCAGCACGGGCCATCAACTCGGAAAAAGCGAACGGCTTGGACATGTAATCATCACTGCCGGCATTAAGCCCGACAACGCGCTCATCCACCTCTGTCAGGGCGGAGAGGATCAGGACCGGGGTCGTGACATTTCGGGCGCGGATCTGCTCCAGCAATTGCACGCCATCGACGCCGCCAGGAAGCATACGGTCAAGAATAATCAGGTCGAAACCCGGCTTCAGAGCGAGCGCCAACCCGGCCTGCCCGTCCGCGGCATCTGTCACGGTGTGATCATGGTCGCGCATACCGCGAACGATAAAATCTCTGACTTTTGAATCATCTTCAACGAGAAGGATGTGCATCTCTCTATTCCTTGCCCGGACGGGGCCTGGCAGTCCCTATATTCCCGGATCATCTCCCACTTTATTCCCGTTGAGGCTGTCATTCATTAAAAATTTAGTCATTGGTCCGTATCGGGTGGGCGCGGACCTGTCAGAACATCCAGCCCGAGATGTTGACCACGGCGCAATAATTGCAGATGCAGAATGGTGCCTGGCTTATTCGCCGCCACCAGCCGCAGGAAGCTGCGCGCACTTTCCATCTTCTCACCATTGACGGAGAGGATGACATCACGCTTCCTTAAACCGCCTTTACCTGCCGGGCCGCGTCGCACGAGGCTGACAATATCCAGCTGTCCGTCACCATCATCAATTGTGACGCCCAGCCAGCCATGCTCAACATGCCCGTCACGCAGGATTTCCGCCACAATCGGGCGGACAAGGTTGGACGGAATGCCAAACCCGATCCCGACCGAGCCGCCCGCCGGTGACACCATTGCGGCATTAACCGCAACCACCTCACCTTTCAGATTAAAGGAGGGGCCGCCGGAATTGCCCGGGTTGATCGGGGCATCGATTTGAAAGAAATCATCCAGTGAGCCCGCGCCGAGGTCACGCCCTCGCGCGGAAACAATACCCGCCGTGAAAGAGGAGCCGAACCCGAAAGGGTTGCCCGCGACGAGTATCCAATCCCCCACATCTACTTTCTGGCTGTCACCCCAGGTGACATAAGGAAGGGGTTTGTCGGAATTGACTTTGATGACCGCGATATCCGTCATCGGGTCCGCGCCGATCAGGCGGGCAGGACGCTCCCTCCCGTCTGAGAAGGAGACGGTCACATCATCCGCATCACCCACAACATGGTCATTCGTGACGATCACGCCGGAAGCATCAATGACGAAGCCGGACCCGGCCCCGAGGATTTCCTCCTGCTTCGCACGGAGTTTCTCCCTGTAGCGTTTCTCAAGCGGTGTCCCCCGTATTTGCGGGGGGATTTTCATCAATCCGCTTTCACTATCCTGCGTGATGGCGATGTTCACGACAGCCGGAAGGACATTTTTGATGATGGGTGAGAAGGAAAGCGGACCCATGCGTACGAGGGGGGCCTCCTGGGGTTTCTTGACTGTCGGGCCCTGCATGGAGAGGACACCTGTCGTCCCTTTGGGCGCAGTGCCGGGCATCATCCGGGGCGCTGTCGGCGTCGTCGGGGGGCGGGAATGAAGCGCCCATCCCAGCGCGACACCGGCGGCGCCACAGATAAGCAGAGAAAAAACCGCCAAAGAACGCTTTGTCACTGCCTTTTCGCTCTCATTTGCCATTTCATCCTGACACGATAGCGCATGTTAAGCGGAAAAGAAGCATATTTGTCACGGGCGGTGTTGTACTGAGTCCCGGCTCTGGACAGTGTCTCACGCTATCGTGGCTCGCTATATCCGGTTTTTACTTGTTATTCCGCGGCGTTACCGTTCTGAGTGCGGCATCGGAGGGGTCCTCCGGCCATTCATGCTTCGGGTAGCGCCCGCGCATATCGCGCCGCATGTCCGCCCATCCTGTCTTCCAGAAACTGGCGAGGTCCGCTGTGATGGCCTGCACCCGTCCTGCGGGGGAAAGCAGGGCAAATTGCAGCTTAATCGCCCCGGCGGCGATGCGGGGTGTCTCCGCACATCCATAAAATAACGACGCGCGCGCCGAGATTGTCGGGTGCGACGCCGTGTAATCGATCTTCACCATTCCCCGCGGAAGACGCAGGCGTTGTGGCAGATTTGCATCGAGCCAATTTTGTTGTTCCCAATCAAGGCGGCTCTTCAAGATGCTGTTCAGGTCGAGCGCCGCGAGGTGGGTGCGGGACCGGGAATCGGTGATCCATGGCGAAAGCCAATCTTCCAGCGTTTCGGTGAGATGCGCATCATCCAACTGAGGCAGGTCGGACCGCAAATGGCGACCCAGCATGACCCGCGCCTGGAACTGGTCGCACGCATCCGTCCAGAGCAACGTGCTGCGCAGATTGTTGCGCACATCGTCCAGCAGCAGGGCTGTGAGATCCGCTTCCGAAACATCCACGTCTTTCTCGGAAAGCAGCAAACGACCCAGGCGGCGTTTTTCCCGGCTGATGACGCGACCCGTTACAGGATCAAGCGCCGTCTCACGCGTCACTTTGATGGTGCTGGCGATAGCGGGCGGTAGATTCTCGATATCGATCGGTGCTGCGAGGGCGATACGGGCCGCGCGCGCATGTTGGAGGCGGGGCACAACCAGAAATTTATGCCGTGCCAATGGGTCCGTCGCCGAAAGTTGCGCACTGCCCCCACCCGCCAGTCGATATCGCCCGTCTCCATCCATAGCCATGGCCAGGCGGTCGGGGAAGGCGGCTGCAAGGAGGGCGCCGACATCGTCGAGGTCGATTTCCGTTTTAGCGCTGACGCGCGCGGCGGCACGATATCGCGACGCCAGATTTCGGACCCGCCGAAGGATATGGCGGTCTCCTAGCTGTGTCGGGCCACCATGGAGAGCGTCAAGTCGCCATGCAATATCGGAGGATGCGACCTGCTTTCTTCCGCTTCCTCCGTCCGGAGGGCGGCGCAGCGGGTCTTTCTCCTCCAGCAGGGCGCAGAGATCACTGGCCGTGGCGCGAGCGCGCGGCGTCTCTGCGCTGGCAAGCATGGCCGCAAATCGGGGATGCGCTCCATATCGCGCCATGGATCGCCCGAAATCCGTCAGGCCGGAGGCGTCCATGGCGCTGAGCGCCTCCAGAAGGCGCGTGGCGGCCTCA
This genomic stretch from Candidatus Kirkpatrickella diaphorinae harbors:
- the hrpB gene encoding ATP-dependent helicase HrpB, whose protein sequence is MYIFPDFANLTATASLPIRAVLPEIDAVLARQQNLVISAPPGSGKTSLVPLSLLYASWREGKIWLIAPRRVAVRGAAQRMAALCGEAVGGKIGFTTRLERVISPQTEIEVMTEGLFLRRVLTDPFLEGVSTVIFDEVHERSLELDTGLALALSAQRNLRETLRIVAMSATLEGDAFSQLMQAAPITCEGREFPLTLQHVARDIQTPRDLPKAASLQVRRALSETPHGNILVFLPGMREIRETQAFLENVDARVMALHGDLPIEMQDLIFSPTEKRQVVLATSIAETSLTLPDTRVVIDGGFRRAPRFDVATGLTRLETVRISRAAAQQRAGRAGREGPGTAVRLWTEAMHRGLTAFDPPEILTADLSPLVMHFALWRDATGLDDAGAFLLQALPQGGVEAATRLLEALSAMDASGLTDFGRSMARYGAHPRFAAMLASAETPRARATASDLCALLEEKDPLRRPPDGGSGRKQVASSDIAWRLDALHGGPTQLGDRHILRRVRNLASRYRAAARVSAKTEIDLDDVGALLAAAFPDRLAMAMDGDGRYRLAGGGSAQLSATDPLARHKFLVVPRLQHARAARIALAAPIDIENLPPAIASTIKVTRETALDPVTGRVISREKRRLGRLLLSEKDVDVSEADLTALLLDDVRNNLRSTLLWTDACDQFQARVMLGRHLRSDLPQLDDAHLTETLEDWLSPWITDSRSRTHLAALDLNSILKSRLDWEQQNWLDANLPQRLRLPRGMVKIDYTASHPTISARASLFYGCAETPRIAAGAIKLQFALLSPAGRVQAITADLASFWKTGWADMRRDMRGRYPKHEWPEDPSDAALRTVTPRNNK
- a CDS encoding sensor histidine kinase, which codes for MKLFMTLRKTRLFRSAGVTFALAYALIFILSGAIFLSFVWFHAIQSMQKSHIAAISTDAAELRSAWHQGGVQNLRDKLRERIAEDLNRENVYLLVNRDRNRLEGNISCWPEKAILPDTFYTLTGNETCDPRSIEMTWRAFPDGSQLLVGRDIRNTTLLRSVLTEGLLWASLMSIALAVGGALVVRRLFRNIINTIAETTVAIARGDLSQRLPLSGNEIDGVSRTINTTLDRITRLMEGIRQVSNAIAHDLRTPITRARNTLEDAVHHAPSVETLKVAVENAVKELDGVSAVFEALLRIAQIESGAQRSAFTNRDLRPLLEDIADLYRPSAEARQITLLEALPATLPFYGDALLIQQAVANLLDNAVKFSPSDTTITLGAEFQGEALMIYVEDQGVGMTPEDLKRAAERFYRAEAARHTPGTGLGLTLVHAVAQLHEGALEMTSREKGLKIMLRLPCQMIGNAGS
- a CDS encoding S1C family serine protease → MTKRSLAVFSLLICGAAGVALGWALHSRPPTTPTAPRMMPGTAPKGTTGVLSMQGPTVKKPQEAPLVRMGPLSFSPIIKNVLPAVVNIAITQDSESGLMKIPPQIRGTPLEKRYREKLRAKQEEILGAGSGFVIDASGVIVTNDHVVGDADDVTVSFSDGRERPARLIGADPMTDIAVIKVNSDKPLPYVTWGDSQKVDVGDWILVAGNPFGFGSSFTAGIVSARGRDLGAGSLDDFFQIDAPINPGNSGGPSFNLKGEVVAVNAAMVSPAGGSVGIGFGIPSNLVRPIVAEILRDGHVEHGWLGVTIDDGDGQLDIVSLVRRGPAGKGGLRKRDVILSVNGEKMESARSFLRLVAANKPGTILHLQLLRRGQHLGLDVLTGPRPPDTDQ
- a CDS encoding response regulator transcription factor, whose product is MHILLVEDDSKVRDFIVRGMRDHDHTVTDAADGQAGLALALKPGFDLIILDRMLPGGVDGVQLLEQIRARNVTTPVLILSALTEVDERVVGLNAGSDDYMSKPFAFSELMARAEALIRRSYAQDNIQTRLSVGDLKMDLLSRSVRRGDQKIDLQPREFRLLEFLMRHVGQIVTRTMLLERVWDYHFDPQTNVIDVHVSRLRQKLDKPFATSLIHTVRNAGYVLKSE